The following are from one region of the Stigmatella ashevillena genome:
- a CDS encoding ABC transporter permease translates to MKRWAQKLGVLVLLLGVWELLARSGLWSPHLFPGPVTVARSLAHLVASGQMGTAVLKSLGRLGRAYVISVGIGVPLGLAIARLAFFREAVKPVVMGLQALPSICWLPLALLWFGLNDSAILFVVVMGSVLAISIAVEDGVKSIDPQLIRVAHTLGVRGARFSFGVLLPAALPGIVTGLKLGWSFAWRALLAGELLFVSGGLGQLLTLGRELMDVPQVMAVMLAIIALGILVDRVLFQTVETRVRRRWGLQPLL, encoded by the coding sequence ATGAAGCGCTGGGCGCAAAAGCTGGGAGTGCTGGTGCTGCTGCTGGGCGTCTGGGAGCTGCTGGCGAGATCCGGCCTCTGGTCCCCGCACCTCTTTCCGGGGCCGGTAACGGTCGCCCGGAGCCTTGCCCATCTGGTGGCGAGCGGGCAGATGGGCACCGCGGTGCTGAAGTCCCTGGGGCGGCTGGGGCGCGCGTATGTCATCTCGGTGGGGATTGGCGTTCCCCTGGGCCTGGCCATCGCCCGGCTGGCCTTCTTCCGCGAGGCGGTGAAGCCGGTGGTGATGGGGTTGCAGGCGCTGCCCTCCATCTGCTGGCTGCCGCTGGCGCTGCTGTGGTTTGGCCTCAATGACTCGGCCATCCTCTTCGTGGTGGTGATGGGCAGCGTGCTGGCCATCTCCATCGCCGTCGAGGACGGGGTGAAGAGCATCGATCCCCAGCTCATCCGCGTGGCCCACACGCTGGGGGTGCGCGGGGCGCGCTTCTCATTCGGCGTGTTGCTGCCCGCGGCCCTGCCCGGCATCGTCACCGGGCTGAAGCTGGGGTGGAGCTTCGCCTGGCGCGCGCTGCTGGCCGGCGAGCTGCTCTTCGTCTCCGGGGGGCTGGGGCAGTTGCTCACGCTGGGCCGGGAGCTCATGGATGTGCCCCAGGTGATGGCGGTGATGCTGGCCATCATCGCCCTGGGCATCCTCGTGGACCGCGTCCTGTTCCAGACCGTGGAGACGCGGGTGCGGCGGCGCTGGGGCCTGCAACCCCTGCTGTGA
- a CDS encoding ABC transporter ATP-binding protein, with the protein MLRALLARWKSSLQLLRPTQAQAQRAKIAVAQVDHCYSNKVVALKDVNLNVHSGEFVCLLGPSGCGKSTLLYALAGQLVPTGGTVSIDDQRIRGPGPERLLMFQEAALFPWMTVLGNLKFALAARGVPRAARTPRALEFIRRVHLSGFEDTLPHQLSGGMKMRVSLARTLAADPAVLLMDEPFAALDAQTRIHMQELLQSIWMRTRKTVVFVTHDVHEALMLGTRVVLMAPRPGRIVKDLEVHLPMPRSLEDRKLNEMARYLRVLMRQVDEPSQASEPMDPPLGEAVGLHH; encoded by the coding sequence ATGCTCCGAGCCCTGTTGGCCCGATGGAAGAGTTCCTTGCAGCTTCTGCGGCCCACGCAGGCGCAGGCACAGCGCGCGAAGATCGCCGTGGCGCAGGTGGACCACTGCTATTCCAACAAGGTGGTGGCGCTCAAGGACGTGAACCTCAACGTCCACTCAGGGGAGTTCGTCTGCCTGCTCGGCCCCTCGGGCTGCGGCAAATCCACGCTCCTGTATGCCCTGGCGGGCCAACTCGTGCCGACGGGGGGCACCGTCTCCATTGATGACCAGCGGATTCGCGGGCCGGGGCCCGAGCGGTTGCTCATGTTCCAGGAAGCCGCCCTGTTCCCGTGGATGACGGTGCTGGGAAACCTCAAGTTCGCCCTCGCCGCCCGGGGGGTGCCTCGCGCCGCGCGCACGCCACGCGCCCTGGAGTTCATCCGGCGCGTGCACCTGTCCGGCTTCGAGGACACCCTGCCCCACCAACTCTCGGGGGGCATGAAGATGCGCGTCAGCCTCGCGCGCACGCTGGCCGCGGACCCGGCCGTGCTGCTCATGGATGAGCCCTTCGCCGCGCTGGATGCCCAGACGCGCATCCACATGCAGGAGTTGCTCCAGTCCATCTGGATGCGCACCCGCAAGACGGTGGTGTTCGTCACCCACGATGTCCATGAGGCGCTGATGCTCGGCACCCGGGTGGTGCTCATGGCGCCGCGCCCGGGCCGCATCGTGAAGGATCTGGAAGTCCACCTGCCCATGCCCCGCTCGCTCGAGGACCGCAAACTCAACGAGATGGCGCGCTACCTGCGCGTGCTGATGCGCCAGGTGGATGAGCCCTCGCAGGCTTCCGAGCCCATGGACCCGCCCCTTGGCGAAGCCGTGGGCCTGCATCATTAG
- a CDS encoding ABC transporter substrate-binding protein, producing the protein MHALRSRCLVGLLALFATAGLSCKKAGADAPLRLGFFPNITHAQALVGHAEGTFASEPGVGPLEVKQFNAGPAAMEALVAGSLDVSYVGTGPAINTFLKAGRELRIIAGAVDGGAVLVTRTAKSAAELKGKKLASPQLGNTQDISLRYWLKQQGLQASTGVPGDVQIIPLSNPDILGQYLQGGIEGAWVPEPWGSRMVAEGGGHILVDERDLWPERRFPTTVVVTTKRVLETRRPQLVALLRAHVKLTSRWRADPKGFQNAVNTAFGQLTRKPLSPELLQAAFSRLEPALEPGEAALATAARHARELNYLSSDDISGLVDLSLLDEVRAAAP; encoded by the coding sequence ATGCACGCGCTCCGCTCCCGCTGTCTCGTGGGCCTCCTGGCCCTCTTCGCCACCGCCGGGCTCAGCTGCAAGAAGGCCGGTGCGGATGCCCCGCTGCGCCTGGGCTTCTTCCCCAACATCACCCATGCCCAGGCGCTCGTGGGCCACGCGGAAGGCACCTTCGCCTCCGAGCCCGGGGTGGGGCCCCTGGAGGTGAAGCAGTTCAACGCGGGGCCCGCCGCCATGGAGGCCCTGGTGGCCGGCTCCCTGGATGTCTCCTACGTGGGCACCGGTCCCGCCATCAACACGTTCCTCAAGGCCGGGCGGGAGCTGCGCATCATCGCCGGCGCGGTGGATGGTGGCGCGGTGCTCGTCACCCGGACGGCCAAGTCCGCCGCCGAGCTCAAGGGCAAGAAGCTGGCGTCCCCCCAGCTCGGCAACACCCAGGACATCTCGCTCCGGTACTGGCTGAAGCAGCAGGGCCTCCAGGCCTCCACCGGCGTCCCGGGGGATGTGCAGATCATCCCCCTGAGCAACCCGGACATCCTCGGCCAGTACCTCCAAGGGGGAATCGAGGGCGCCTGGGTGCCCGAGCCCTGGGGCTCACGCATGGTGGCCGAGGGCGGAGGGCACATCCTGGTGGATGAGCGGGACTTGTGGCCGGAGCGCCGCTTCCCCACCACCGTGGTGGTGACGACGAAGCGCGTGCTGGAGACACGCAGGCCCCAGTTGGTGGCCCTGCTGCGCGCGCACGTGAAGTTGACCAGTCGCTGGCGGGCGGATCCGAAAGGCTTCCAGAACGCGGTGAACACCGCCTTCGGCCAGCTCACCCGCAAGCCCCTGTCCCCGGAGTTGCTGCAGGCCGCCTTTTCCCGGCTGGAGCCCGCGCTGGAGCCGGGCGAGGCCGCCCTGGCCACCGCGGCGCGACATGCCCGGGAGCTCAACTACCTTTCCAGCGACGACATCTCGGGGCTGGTCGACCTCAGTCTGCTCGACGAGGTCCGCGCCGCAGCCCCCTGA
- a CDS encoding PilZ domain-containing protein, protein MKLFCYNEKVFSIGHGAPMQADNRMSTRESILGYRMGTALSAVASFGDEQGSEGRLVQLSLEHLTLHMASCTSLRPGQAASVVLGLGNRCTPSLQAEVMDVSMGGPEMSPELSLRFVAPPLDTGRQIVSALEMLRENGHLVVPEARPVWKEVITREERILRISEALAARSTRGVARLEDGTRVEVRAALFDKYDGTIGWAAEVPLPARPFTMEAFGYSSVLHFRVDQAREEGGLWVMPLPVELTRFRHRWLRRAPITIDCFLSFNHPLWPQVSVRRSLMDISYEGLSFMTEPGEDLLYPGMRVPVMEVEMPNRAPVKLLAEVRNISTTPKGRRCGMWVCPINEEQGLAWRAMVEEQIHPRTRTSGDWNDAVWDMYEKSGYFRLSGKDPTKFDAFKREFYETQNKLVGRPRLGFRIVKPLDGSKVEASISVAKPYGTSWMTHMVARQHPTGPEGKKASAREALRDIYLRGYEPAQLDPEVKWFFGYFEARVRWSRYAMFDFAQWYEHTGQSAAIDFRLMEGETDRAWEPIPEGVDVGQPTPDELAVFFKHVEQTKPLAFREALDLVPERFDMQATRALWDSAKLSREREVFVARVGGKPVAVGIAETATPGFNLFQILDSVRIIPLIEDTRPEAQQGMFGLLTRAAEWFRERNRRLFIHYVECTNVEYAERAALADLGEGVLWIISAGLLPEFLEHLCEATTPRAE, encoded by the coding sequence ATGAAATTGTTCTGCTATAACGAAAAAGTATTTTCCATCGGTCACGGAGCTCCCATGCAGGCGGACAACCGGATGTCGACCCGTGAGTCAATTCTGGGCTACCGGATGGGAACGGCGTTGTCGGCGGTCGCCTCCTTTGGCGATGAGCAAGGCTCCGAAGGTCGGCTGGTGCAACTGTCGCTGGAGCATCTGACGCTGCACATGGCCTCCTGCACCTCGCTGCGCCCGGGCCAGGCGGCCTCGGTGGTGCTGGGGCTGGGCAACCGGTGCACCCCGTCGCTCCAGGCCGAGGTGATGGACGTCTCGATGGGTGGCCCCGAGATGTCGCCCGAGCTGAGCCTGCGCTTTGTCGCGCCCCCCCTGGACACGGGTCGGCAGATCGTCTCCGCCCTGGAGATGCTGCGCGAGAACGGCCACCTGGTGGTGCCCGAGGCCCGGCCGGTGTGGAAGGAAGTCATCACCCGCGAGGAGCGCATTCTGCGCATCAGCGAGGCGCTGGCGGCGCGCAGCACGCGCGGCGTGGCGCGGCTGGAGGATGGCACCCGCGTGGAGGTCCGCGCGGCGCTGTTCGACAAGTACGATGGGACCATTGGCTGGGCGGCCGAGGTGCCGCTGCCCGCGCGCCCCTTCACCATGGAGGCCTTCGGTTACAGCTCGGTGCTGCACTTCCGCGTGGATCAGGCGCGTGAAGAGGGCGGGCTGTGGGTGATGCCGCTGCCGGTGGAGCTGACGCGCTTCCGCCACCGCTGGCTGCGCCGCGCCCCCATCACCATCGACTGTTTCCTGTCCTTCAACCACCCGCTCTGGCCGCAGGTGAGCGTGCGCCGCTCGCTGATGGACATCTCCTATGAGGGCTTGTCCTTCATGACGGAGCCCGGTGAGGACCTGCTCTACCCGGGCATGCGCGTGCCGGTGATGGAGGTGGAGATGCCCAACCGCGCCCCGGTGAAGCTTCTGGCCGAGGTGCGCAACATCTCCACCACCCCCAAGGGCCGCCGCTGCGGCATGTGGGTGTGTCCCATCAACGAGGAGCAGGGCCTGGCCTGGCGCGCCATGGTGGAGGAGCAGATCCACCCGCGCACCCGCACCTCCGGCGACTGGAACGACGCGGTGTGGGACATGTACGAGAAGTCCGGGTACTTCCGGCTCTCGGGCAAGGATCCGACGAAGTTCGACGCCTTCAAGCGCGAGTTCTACGAGACGCAGAACAAGCTGGTGGGCCGTCCCCGCCTGGGCTTCCGCATCGTGAAGCCCCTGGATGGCTCCAAGGTGGAGGCCTCCATCTCGGTGGCCAAGCCCTACGGCACCAGCTGGATGACGCACATGGTGGCGCGCCAGCACCCGACTGGGCCCGAGGGCAAGAAGGCCTCGGCGCGCGAGGCGCTGCGCGACATCTACCTGCGCGGCTACGAGCCGGCGCAGCTGGACCCGGAGGTGAAGTGGTTCTTCGGGTACTTCGAGGCGCGCGTGCGCTGGTCGCGCTACGCGATGTTCGACTTCGCCCAGTGGTACGAGCACACCGGGCAGTCGGCCGCGATCGACTTCCGGCTGATGGAGGGCGAGACGGACCGCGCCTGGGAGCCCATCCCCGAGGGTGTGGACGTCGGCCAGCCCACGCCGGACGAGCTGGCGGTGTTCTTCAAGCACGTGGAGCAGACCAAGCCCCTGGCGTTCCGCGAGGCGCTGGACCTGGTGCCCGAGCGCTTCGACATGCAGGCCACGCGCGCGCTGTGGGACAGCGCCAAGCTGTCGCGTGAGCGCGAGGTGTTCGTCGCGCGCGTCGGTGGCAAGCCGGTGGCGGTGGGCATCGCCGAGACGGCCACCCCGGGCTTCAACCTTTTCCAGATCCTCGACAGCGTGCGCATCATCCCGCTCATCGAGGACACGCGGCCCGAGGCCCAGCAGGGCATGTTCGGGTTGCTCACGCGCGCCGCCGAGTGGTTCCGCGAGCGCAACCGCCGCCTCTTCATCCACTACGTGGAGTGCACCAACGTGGAGTACGCCGAGCGCGCCGCGCTGGCGGACCTGGGCGAAGGCGTGCTGTGGATCATCTCCGCCGGCCTGCTGCCCGAGTTCCTCGAGCACCTGTGCGAGGCCACCACGCCGCGCGCCGAGTAG